The genomic interval TAACCATTCCCCTAGATGAAGCTTTTTGTGTGGCATACACACTACCAATGAAAATACTAACCATAGTTACCCCAACCATAACATACTGCATATAATTATCAATATATGTATTTTCGGTCACTAAACTGATGAGAGATAGAAAAAGAGTACAGACCAGTGAAGCTATGATACTAACAAAAACTCCCTTAATTATCAATGAAGCCATTCCTGGTCCCTGGGGTGTGGTATTGAATCGTGTCCGCCTAACATATTTAGACACAGGATTATTCCCTCCCTAAAATAGGTATTCCTAGAATTGCTATTGTAATTTTATGCAGTGTAGTGTTAATTATGCCTATATTATAGGATTTATAATAAATTTAACTAAAAATTATTTATAAATCCCAACTTTTTAATATATCCATAATGCCATAATTAGTTAGATCAAAATGAATTGGTGTAATTGAAATTTTCGACATGTTCACAGCAACAATATCACTATCCGGATCATTTTCATTTTCAACAATATTACCACCCATCCAATAATAGGTGCGTCCTCTAGGGTCGCGTCTAGGTTCAAAAATA from Pelosinus sp. IPA-1 carries:
- a CDS encoding TIGR04086 family membrane protein, producing MSKYVRRTRFNTTPQGPGMASLIIKGVFVSIIASLVCTLFLSLISLVTENTYIDNYMQYVMVGVTMVSIFIGSVYATQKASSRGMVIGIMIGFIYVLISVGIGMEMSQESISPFVLANKVIAGIAVGILGGIVGVNL